Proteins encoded in a region of the Pieris napi chromosome 5, ilPieNapi1.2, whole genome shotgun sequence genome:
- the LOC125049757 gene encoding LIM and senescent cell antigen-like-containing domain protein 1 isoform X3: protein MSLDNMFCTRCGDGFETNEKIVNSNGELWHTNCFVCAQCFRVFPDGVYYDFEGRKYCERDFQVLFAPCCGKCREFVIGRVIKAMNANWHPACFRCEECNMELADAGFIKNAGRALCHGCNTRIKADGLQNYMCHKCHGVIDGEPLRYRGEVYHGYHFTCATCGVELDHTAREVKNRPGYAANDVNNLFCLRCHDKMGIPICGACRRPIEERIVTALGKHWHVEHFVCAKCEKPFHGHRHYEKKGLAYCEQHYHQLFGNLCYVCNQVIAGDVFTALNKAWCVHHFSCSVCDTALSTRSKFYEYDERPACRRCYERFPAELRRRLRRAHHYTLRRN from the exons ATGTCTCTTGATAACATGTTTTGCACAAGGTGTGGTGATGGGTTTGAGACTAATGAAAAAATCGTCAATTCCAATGGTGAACTCTGGCATACAAACTGTTTTgt ttgTGCTCAATGTTTTCGAGTTTTTCCTGACGGAGTATATTATGATTTTGAAGGCCGAAAGTACTGTGAACGAGACTTTCAAGTGTTATTCGCACCATGCTGTGGCAAATGtc GTGAATTTGTTATTGGTCGTGTGATAAAGGCTATGAATGCTAACTGGCATCCAGCATGTTTCCGCTGTGAGGAGTGCAACATGGAATTGGCTGATGCTGGCTTTATCAAGAACGCTGGTCGTGCTCTTTGCCATGGTTGTAACACACGTATAAAAGCTGATggattacaaaattatatgtgCCATAAATGCCA TGGTGTGATAGATGGTGAGCCTCTGCGTTACCGTGGCGAAGTGTATCATGGCTATCACTTCACTTGCGCTACTTGTGGAGTGGAGCTGGATCATACTGCGCGCGAGGTCAAGAACCGGCCTGGGTACGCCGCTAATGATGTG AACAATCTATTTTGCCTACGTTGTCACGACAAAATGGGCATTCCGATTTGTGGCGCATGTCGTCGACCCATAGAAGAGAGGATTGTCACCGCTTTGGGCAAACATTGGCATGTTGAG CACTTCGTGTGCGCGAAATGCGAAAAGCCATTCCACGGACATCGTCATTACGAAAAGAAAGGCCTGGCCTACTGCGAGCAGCATTACCACCAGCTGTTTGGCAACCTCTGCTACGTCTGCAACCAGGTCATCGCTGGAGACG TATTCACTGCGCTAAACAAAGCATGGTGCGTACACCATTTCTCATGTTCCGTATGTGATACGGCCTTAAGCACGCGCAGTAAGTTCTACGAATATGACGAGCGTCCCGCCTGTCGTCGATGCTACGAACGATTTCCAGCCGAATTGCGGCGACGATTGCGACGCGCACACCATTACACACTGCGCAGGAACTAA
- the LOC125049757 gene encoding LIM and senescent cell antigen-like-containing domain protein 1 isoform X1, with the protein MNLFFRIGKMSLDNMFCTRCGDGFETNEKIVNSNGELWHTNCFVCAQCFRVFPDGVYYDFEGRKYCERDFQVLFAPCCGKCREFVIGRVIKAMNANWHPACFRCEECNMELADAGFIKNAGRALCHGCNTRIKADGLQNYMCHKCHGVIDGEPLRYRGEVYHGYHFTCATCGVELDHTAREVKNRPGYAANDVNNLFCLRCHDKMGIPICGACRRPIEERIVTALGKHWHVEHFVCAKCEKPFHGHRHYEKKGLAYCEQHYHQLFGNLCYVCNQVIAGDVFTALNKAWCVHHFSCSVCDTALSTRSKFYEYDERPACRRCYERFPAELRRRLRRAHHYTLRRN; encoded by the exons atgaatttgttttttagaaTAGGAAAAATGTCTCTTGATAACATGTTTTGCACAAGGTGTGGTGATGGGTTTGAGACTAATGAAAAAATCGTCAATTCCAATGGTGAACTCTGGCATACAAACTGTTTTgt ttgTGCTCAATGTTTTCGAGTTTTTCCTGACGGAGTATATTATGATTTTGAAGGCCGAAAGTACTGTGAACGAGACTTTCAAGTGTTATTCGCACCATGCTGTGGCAAATGtc GTGAATTTGTTATTGGTCGTGTGATAAAGGCTATGAATGCTAACTGGCATCCAGCATGTTTCCGCTGTGAGGAGTGCAACATGGAATTGGCTGATGCTGGCTTTATCAAGAACGCTGGTCGTGCTCTTTGCCATGGTTGTAACACACGTATAAAAGCTGATggattacaaaattatatgtgCCATAAATGCCA TGGTGTGATAGATGGTGAGCCTCTGCGTTACCGTGGCGAAGTGTATCATGGCTATCACTTCACTTGCGCTACTTGTGGAGTGGAGCTGGATCATACTGCGCGCGAGGTCAAGAACCGGCCTGGGTACGCCGCTAATGATGTG AACAATCTATTTTGCCTACGTTGTCACGACAAAATGGGCATTCCGATTTGTGGCGCATGTCGTCGACCCATAGAAGAGAGGATTGTCACCGCTTTGGGCAAACATTGGCATGTTGAG CACTTCGTGTGCGCGAAATGCGAAAAGCCATTCCACGGACATCGTCATTACGAAAAGAAAGGCCTGGCCTACTGCGAGCAGCATTACCACCAGCTGTTTGGCAACCTCTGCTACGTCTGCAACCAGGTCATCGCTGGAGACG TATTCACTGCGCTAAACAAAGCATGGTGCGTACACCATTTCTCATGTTCCGTATGTGATACGGCCTTAAGCACGCGCAGTAAGTTCTACGAATATGACGAGCGTCCCGCCTGTCGTCGATGCTACGAACGATTTCCAGCCGAATTGCGGCGACGATTGCGACGCGCACACCATTACACACTGCGCAGGAACTAA
- the LOC125049757 gene encoding LIM and senescent cell antigen-like-containing domain protein 1 isoform X2, with amino-acid sequence MPGIGKMSLDNMFCTRCGDGFETNEKIVNSNGELWHTNCFVCAQCFRVFPDGVYYDFEGRKYCERDFQVLFAPCCGKCREFVIGRVIKAMNANWHPACFRCEECNMELADAGFIKNAGRALCHGCNTRIKADGLQNYMCHKCHGVIDGEPLRYRGEVYHGYHFTCATCGVELDHTAREVKNRPGYAANDVNNLFCLRCHDKMGIPICGACRRPIEERIVTALGKHWHVEHFVCAKCEKPFHGHRHYEKKGLAYCEQHYHQLFGNLCYVCNQVIAGDVFTALNKAWCVHHFSCSVCDTALSTRSKFYEYDERPACRRCYERFPAELRRRLRRAHHYTLRRN; translated from the exons ATGCCTGG aaTAGGAAAAATGTCTCTTGATAACATGTTTTGCACAAGGTGTGGTGATGGGTTTGAGACTAATGAAAAAATCGTCAATTCCAATGGTGAACTCTGGCATACAAACTGTTTTgt ttgTGCTCAATGTTTTCGAGTTTTTCCTGACGGAGTATATTATGATTTTGAAGGCCGAAAGTACTGTGAACGAGACTTTCAAGTGTTATTCGCACCATGCTGTGGCAAATGtc GTGAATTTGTTATTGGTCGTGTGATAAAGGCTATGAATGCTAACTGGCATCCAGCATGTTTCCGCTGTGAGGAGTGCAACATGGAATTGGCTGATGCTGGCTTTATCAAGAACGCTGGTCGTGCTCTTTGCCATGGTTGTAACACACGTATAAAAGCTGATggattacaaaattatatgtgCCATAAATGCCA TGGTGTGATAGATGGTGAGCCTCTGCGTTACCGTGGCGAAGTGTATCATGGCTATCACTTCACTTGCGCTACTTGTGGAGTGGAGCTGGATCATACTGCGCGCGAGGTCAAGAACCGGCCTGGGTACGCCGCTAATGATGTG AACAATCTATTTTGCCTACGTTGTCACGACAAAATGGGCATTCCGATTTGTGGCGCATGTCGTCGACCCATAGAAGAGAGGATTGTCACCGCTTTGGGCAAACATTGGCATGTTGAG CACTTCGTGTGCGCGAAATGCGAAAAGCCATTCCACGGACATCGTCATTACGAAAAGAAAGGCCTGGCCTACTGCGAGCAGCATTACCACCAGCTGTTTGGCAACCTCTGCTACGTCTGCAACCAGGTCATCGCTGGAGACG TATTCACTGCGCTAAACAAAGCATGGTGCGTACACCATTTCTCATGTTCCGTATGTGATACGGCCTTAAGCACGCGCAGTAAGTTCTACGAATATGACGAGCGTCCCGCCTGTCGTCGATGCTACGAACGATTTCCAGCCGAATTGCGGCGACGATTGCGACGCGCACACCATTACACACTGCGCAGGAACTAA
- the LOC125049756 gene encoding DNA polymerase delta subunit 3 → MEMDDTHMNLLKDMILDEGKLVTYLTLAKDLCIHINNSKLLMHSFIKSTREGNPKLELNINFLISGLIDENKVRVTVCSEDKLEEHKKTFKVVYFIHVYSISKGRSKENSAALVSVIKYDDFNLCPGIIKSQASIKRSDVEIGILKSSSQKKIVNRVDPQPKKAKQEDKLKPLKNVHEINGKALKSEPDIDIKKEIISPKKDFKPNNKPSSHKGIAGFFNKQNGIGNKKENKITVDLKATSQKAADVSKTEQNALNDKMDVDNQEETEVKKEARKENMMNDNKILNNIKKHSKVDKKRKRVLRVSDSDSEEENDPFVAEENKEIANESDEEIPPTPVANNLKITSGIVNPRKKRKVVDKTYMSDDGYIITKREEVYESCSDSESVDKEVSIKKEIKEEKLQISPKTKPKEVKNSPKKKKVSPPQKGKQATLMNFFKKK, encoded by the coding sequence ATGGAGATGGATGATACACATATGAACCTTTTAAAGGACATGATCTTAGATGAAGGAAAATTGGTTACTTATTTAACATTGGCAAAAGATCTTTGTATACACATTAACAATAGTAAACTATTGATgcatagttttattaaatctacTCGTGAAGGGAATCCTAAACTagaacttaacataaacttttTGATATCTGGTTTAATTGACGAAAATAAAGTCAGGGTAACCGTTTGCTCTGAAGATAAGTTGGAAGAACATAAGAAAACGTTTAAAGTTGTCTATTTCATTCACGTATATAGTATTTCCAAAGGACGGTCAAAGGAAAATTCGGCAGCATTGGTGAGCGTAATTAAATATGATGATTTTAACTTATGTCCAGGCATTATTAAAAGTCAGGCCAGTATCAAGAGATCTGATGTAGAAATTGGTATTCTTAAAAGTAGCAGTCAGAAAAAGATTGTAAATCGGGTAGATCCACAACCAAAAAAGGCTAAACAAGAAGATAAATTGAAACCTTTGAAGAATGTTCACGAAATCAATGGTAAAGCCCTTAAATCTGAACCTGATATAGATATCAAGAAAGAAATTATTTCCCCTAAAAAGGATTTTAAACCCAATAACAAACCTAGTTCTCACAAGGGAATTGCGGGATTtttcaataaacaaaatgGAATTGgcaacaaaaaagaaaataagatTACAGTAGATTTAAAGGCTACTAGCCAAAAAGCAGCAGATGTTTCTAAAACAGAACAGAATgctttaaatgataaaatggATGTTGATAATCAAGAAGAAACCGAAGTTAAAAAGGAAGCAAGAAAGGAAAATATGAtgaatgataataaaatattaaataatattaaaaaacattcaaaagtAGATAAAAAACGCAAAAGGGTTTTGCGGGTTTCTGACAGTGATAGTGAAGAAGAGAATGATCCTTTTGTTGCTGAGGAAAACAAGGAAATTGCTAATGAATCTGATGAAGAAATTCCACCAACTCCAgttgcaaataatttaaaaataacatcaggAATTGTGAATCCTAGAAAAAAGAGAAAGGTTGTAGATAAAACATATATGAGTGATGATGGTTACATAATTACTAAAAGAGAAGAGGTGTATGAAAGCTGTTCTGATTCTGAAAGTGTGGACAAAGAGgtgtcaataaaaaaagaaattaaagaaGAGAAATTACAAATTTCTCCAAAAACAAAACCCAAGGAAGTGAAGAATTCACCtaagaagaaaaaagtttCCCCACCTCAGAAGGGAAAACAAGCTACATTAAtgaattttttcaaaaaaaagtga
- the LOC125049755 gene encoding TAF5-like RNA polymerase II p300/CBP-associated factor-associated factor 65 kDa subunit 5L: MKRNRNDAVKAVVTSYLERRNYPDIDVFNTNNSISQSAEEMAVATIVQCESSRANSVLFSCINNDPAQYDIQYTRLFNFIKELKIEQVRSELLGLLTPLLCHLYLEMLRGGHSGPAQMFLKRHSASLPQKDLSYHQPIDGNLPSALYRPNSLEQLFNSIQNGTIDNETPEKDYMNQLLDDIGSVYNLQEIESRPTIAAFRSCKFDICLSQDSLNMLKAYLAKHGHVLMIQVLQTWFHIDVNGENCKSNTEDEEEEDSKDKIKLELNISENISGVFSKCNGHAEYAVDKELRDLQDAIKGVRESLAPLKLYKIAAPDTELICAKTDQYCNVLCGGFSNSEIRLWDLGQNNINRRINRNISEIELACSVPPDPEINDNTRQIGTGIPLRGHSGPVQAVSILSREELVLSASHDSTMRAWRISDYSCASVYRGHNYPIWCMDVSKNGLFIVTGSHDRTAKLWSLDRTFPVRIFVGHMSDVTCVKFHPNEAYVATGSADRSVRLWAVCDARLVRVLCSHRGAVRALAFSPSGTHLASAGDDKKIKVWDLAACTCVHEYRGHYGKVTSIDWSAVGKPTLTNRVSSDLSEMTTDNSILCSAGMDGIVKVVWDSQLKNKQLSSPDNSTSTYNTKCNYLVDIQVHPDWMVAIGTKK; this comes from the exons aataatgaCCCTGCCCAGTATGATATTCAATATACAAG actgtttaattttataaaagaactTAAAATAGAGCAAGTAAGAAGTGAACTACTGGGCTTATTAACACCACTTCTATGTCACTTGTACTTGGAAATGTTAAGAGGTGGTCATAGTGGACCTGCTCAAATGTTTTTGAAGAGACATTCCGCATCACTTCCTCAGAAAGATTTATCTTACCACCAGCCAATTGATGGTAATCTACCTTCAGCTCTCTATAGGCCCAACAGTTTAGAACAGCTATTTAATTCTATACAAAATGGTACTATTGATAATGAAACACCTGAGAAAGATTACATGAATCAACTGCTTGATGACATTGGGTCAGTTTATAATCTTCAAGAGATAGAATCAAGACCAACTATTGCAGCGTTTAG GTCTTGTAAATTTGACATTTGTTTGTCCCAAGATTCCCTGAACATGCTTAAGGCGTATTTAGCAAAACATGGTCATGTTTTAATGATACAGGTGTTGCAGACTTGGTTTCACATAGATGTTAATGGagaaaattgtaaaagtaatact gaaGATGAAGAAGAAGAGGATTCAAAAGATAAAATCAAACTTGAACTCAATATAAGTGAAAATATAAGCG gtgtGTTTTCTAAATGTAACGGACATGCTGAATATGCAGTAGATAAAGAACTAAGGGATCTTCAAGATGCAATAAAGGGAGTAAGGGAATCTCTGGCGCCattgaaattgtataaaatagcAGCCCCTGATACTGA ATTAATATGTGCAAAAACTGATCAATACTGTAATGTTTTATGCGGAGGATTTAGTAACTCGGAAATAAGATTGTGGGACCTCGGTCAGAATAATATTAATCGACGcattaatagaaatatatcaGAAATAGAGCTGGCGTGTAGCGTACCACCAGATCcagaaataaatgataatacaaG gcAAATAGGTACAGGCATTCCCTTACGAGGTCATTCGGGCCCTGTACAAGCAGTCAGCATTTTGTCAAGAGAGGAGTTAGTTCTTTCCGCCTCACATGACAGTACAATGAGGGCATGGCGAATATCGGACTATTCTTGTGCATCTGTTTATAG GGGTCATAATTATCCAATATGGTGTATGGATGTATCAAAAAATGGCCTATTTATAGTAACTGGGTCACACGACAGGACAGCTAAGTTGTGGTCACTTGATAGAACATTCCCTGTGAGAATATTTGTAGGACACATGTCTGACGTCACG tgCGTAAAATTCCACCCCAACGAGGCGTACGTAGCGACGGGAAGTGCGGACCGATCCGTGCGTCTCTGGGCAGTATGCGACGCAAGACTAGTACGCGTACTTTGCTCTCACCGTGGGGCCGTAAGAGCGCTTGCCTTTTCGCCAAGTGGGACGCATCTCGCCTCTGCAG gcgatgacaagaaaataaaagtatgGGATTTGGCCGCTTGCACATGTGTACATGAATACAGGGGCCATTATGGAAAAGTGACCTCCATAGATTGGTCTGCTGTAGGAAAGCCAACTTTAACAAACAGAGTTTCTTCAGACCTAAGTGAAATGACCACAGATAACTCTATCCTATGTTCGGCTGGAATGGATGGTATTGTGAAAGTTGTTTGGGATAGTCAATTGAAAAACaa aCAACTATCTAGTCCAGACAATTCAACATCAACTTATAATactaaatgtaattatttagtagATATACAGGTACATCCTGATTGGATGGTTGCTATAGGTACTAAGAAAtga